The Aquamicrobium lusatiense genome has a window encoding:
- the cofG gene encoding 7,8-didemethyl-8-hydroxy-5-deazariboflavin synthase CofG produces the protein MITIDDVYAADRVSEAELARLRQRACEIRDQYWGREITYSRKVFIPLTNMCRNTCGYCVFVKHPGDPAANYLTPEDVLDIARRGERLGCKEALFSLGERPERRYPEAAAILKDLGYATTVDYLVDACRLVLEHTSLIPHVNAGTLTEEEVERLGEVSASMGMMLENVSKRLSKPGLPHHACPDKAPVLRLRTIEAAGRLGVPFTTGILIGIGETWSERIDSLIAINDIHLRHGNVQEVIVQNFRAKAGTAMAEWIEPSRHEMLKTLAAARIVLDPSISLQAPPNLDEEFEDYIESGINDWGGISPLTKDHINPERAWPALGELSRRTSAKGYRLAERLTVYPRYLAECREALAGPLSRLARADGLAREQFTS, from the coding sequence ATGATCACGATCGATGACGTCTACGCGGCAGACCGCGTCAGCGAAGCCGAACTTGCGCGCCTGCGTCAGCGGGCCTGTGAAATCCGCGACCAGTACTGGGGACGGGAGATCACTTACTCCCGCAAGGTTTTCATCCCCCTCACCAATATGTGCCGCAACACCTGCGGCTACTGCGTCTTCGTCAAGCATCCGGGCGATCCGGCAGCCAACTACCTGACGCCCGAAGATGTGCTCGACATCGCCCGCCGGGGTGAGCGCCTCGGCTGCAAGGAAGCCCTGTTCTCGCTGGGCGAACGCCCGGAGCGGCGCTACCCGGAAGCAGCCGCCATTCTGAAAGACCTCGGCTACGCCACCACCGTCGACTATCTGGTCGATGCCTGCCGTCTGGTTCTCGAACACACCTCGCTGATCCCGCATGTCAATGCGGGCACGCTGACTGAAGAGGAGGTGGAGCGGCTTGGCGAGGTCTCGGCCTCGATGGGCATGATGCTCGAAAATGTCAGCAAGCGCCTGTCGAAGCCCGGCCTGCCGCATCATGCCTGCCCCGACAAGGCACCGGTGTTACGCCTGCGCACCATCGAGGCGGCAGGGCGTCTCGGCGTTCCCTTCACCACCGGCATTCTGATCGGCATCGGCGAGACATGGTCCGAGCGCATCGACAGCCTGATTGCCATCAACGACATCCATCTGCGCCACGGCAATGTGCAGGAGGTGATCGTCCAGAATTTCCGCGCCAAGGCGGGCACCGCCATGGCCGAATGGATCGAGCCTTCCCGCCACGAAATGCTGAAGACGCTGGCTGCGGCCCGCATCGTGCTCGATCCGTCGATCAGCCTGCAGGCCCCGCCCAATCTCGACGAGGAATTCGAGGACTACATCGAATCCGGCATCAATGACTGGGGCGGCATCTCGCCGCTCACCAAGGACCACATCAACCCCGAGCGGGCATGGCCGGCGCTGGGCGAGCTTTCGCGCCGCACCTCCGCCAAGGGGTATCGCCTCGCCGAACGGCTGACCGTCTACCCCCGCTATCTGGCCGAGTGCCGGGAAGCGCTGGCCGGCCCGCTGTCCCGTCTTGCCCGCGCCGACGGTCTGGCGCGCGAACAATTCACGAGTTGA